Proteins encoded in a region of the Pseudomonas viciae genome:
- a CDS encoding CidA/LrgA family protein has translation MLLRGLTWLVLFQLLGTAINHLFLPVLPGPIIGLLLLLGYLIVRGEVGEPLNLAASSLLRYLPLLLVPPAVGVMVYARAIAADFWAIVGALVLSLVLSMAFTGVLMQRLARRHAPAAEDAQ, from the coding sequence ATGTTGCTACGGGGCCTGACCTGGCTGGTGCTGTTCCAATTGCTGGGCACCGCCATCAATCATTTGTTCCTGCCAGTGTTGCCGGGGCCAATCATTGGCCTGCTGCTGTTGCTGGGTTATCTGATCGTTCGCGGCGAAGTCGGCGAGCCATTGAACCTGGCCGCCAGCAGCCTGCTGCGTTACCTGCCGTTGCTGCTGGTGCCGCCAGCGGTGGGGGTGATGGTCTACGCCCGGGCCATTGCCGCCGATTTCTGGGCCATCGTCGGTGCGCTGGTGTTGTCTCTGGTCCTGTCCATGGCGTTTACCGGCGTGCTGATGCAGCGCCTGGCCCGGCGTCACGCCCCCGCTGCGGAGGACGCTCAATGA
- a CDS encoding MaoC family dehydratase: MPYVPVAALKDYVGKELGRSEWLTIDQDRINLFAEATGDFQFIHVDPVKAAQTPFGSTIAHGFLSLSLIPKLMEDILILPEGVKMVVNYGLDSVRFIQPVKVDSKVRLKVDLVDATEKKPGQWLLKATATLEIEGSDKPAYIAEPLSLCFV; the protein is encoded by the coding sequence ATGCCCTACGTTCCCGTTGCAGCGCTCAAAGATTATGTCGGCAAGGAGCTTGGACGTTCCGAATGGCTGACCATCGATCAGGACCGTATCAACCTGTTCGCCGAAGCCACTGGCGACTTTCAGTTCATCCACGTCGATCCGGTCAAGGCCGCGCAGACCCCGTTCGGCAGCACCATTGCCCACGGTTTCCTGTCGCTGTCGCTGATACCCAAGCTGATGGAAGATATCCTGATCCTGCCCGAGGGCGTGAAAATGGTCGTCAACTATGGGTTGGACAGTGTGCGTTTCATTCAGCCGGTCAAGGTTGATTCCAAGGTCCGGCTCAAGGTCGACCTGGTGGACGCTACCGAGAAAAAACCCGGCCAATGGCTGCTCAAGGCCACCGCCACCCTGGAAATCGAAGGTTCGGACAAACCGGCCTACATCGCTGAGCCACTATCACTCTGCTTCGTGTAA
- a CDS encoding YceK/YidQ family lipoprotein: MNKLLIVLLALQLTGCATARTLDAAKPGAPVVYAGTRLDLYALNGGCCAKDRFGAEAPSYPGLDLPGSALLDTLLLPLSLFTALGVGFQATGGL, encoded by the coding sequence ATGAATAAGCTGCTGATCGTACTGCTGGCGCTGCAACTGACTGGCTGCGCCACCGCCCGCACCCTCGACGCCGCCAAGCCCGGCGCGCCGGTGGTGTATGCGGGAACGCGCCTGGACCTCTACGCCCTCAATGGCGGCTGCTGCGCCAAGGACCGCTTCGGCGCCGAGGCCCCGAGCTACCCGGGCCTCGATTTGCCGGGCAGTGCGTTGCTCGACACCTTGTTGTTGCCGTTGTCGTTGTTCACGGCGCTGGGCGTGGGGTTTCAAGCCACTGGCGGGTTGTAG
- a CDS encoding glutamate-5-semialdehyde dehydrogenase, translating to MTESVLDYMTRLGRAARQASRIIGRASTAQKNRALQAAANALDAARAELSAANELDLAAGRANGLEPAMLERLALTPARIDGMIVGLRQVAALPDPVGAIRDMSYRPSGIQVGKMRVPLGVVGIIYESRPNVTIDAASLCLKSGNATILRGGSEAIHSNRAIAACIQRGLAEADLPAAVVQVVETTDRAAVGALISMPEFVDVIVPRGGKGLIERVSRDARVPVIKHLDGICHVYVSAHAELPKAQRIAFNAKTYRYGICGAMETLLVDQAVAQAFLPSMAAQFREKGVELRGCERTRAIIEAAVATEEDWDTEYLAPILSIRVVDGLDQAIDHINRHGSHHTDSIVSENLGETRRFVAEVDSASVMINTPTCFADGFEYGLGAEIGISTDKLHARGPVGLEGLTCEKYIVVGDGQLRGQEPV from the coding sequence ATGACTGAGTCCGTTCTTGACTACATGACCCGCCTGGGTCGCGCCGCTCGTCAAGCGTCGCGCATCATCGGCCGTGCCAGCACTGCGCAGAAAAACCGCGCCCTGCAGGCCGCCGCCAATGCGCTGGACGCTGCTCGCGCCGAGTTGTCCGCCGCCAATGAGCTGGACCTGGCCGCAGGTCGGGCCAATGGCCTCGAGCCGGCCATGCTCGAGCGCCTGGCGCTGACCCCGGCCCGCATCGACGGCATGATCGTCGGTCTGCGGCAGGTCGCGGCGCTGCCGGACCCGGTCGGGGCGATCCGTGACATGAGCTATCGGCCGTCAGGTATCCAGGTCGGCAAGATGCGCGTGCCCCTGGGCGTGGTCGGGATCATCTACGAGTCGCGGCCGAACGTGACCATCGACGCCGCGAGCCTGTGCCTGAAGTCGGGTAACGCGACCATCCTGCGTGGCGGTTCCGAGGCGATTCATTCCAACCGCGCCATTGCCGCCTGCATCCAGCGCGGCCTGGCCGAAGCCGATCTGCCGGCGGCCGTGGTGCAAGTGGTGGAAACCACCGATCGCGCCGCGGTTGGCGCGCTGATCAGCATGCCCGAGTTCGTCGACGTCATCGTCCCGCGTGGCGGCAAGGGCCTGATCGAACGGGTCAGCCGTGACGCCCGCGTGCCAGTGATCAAACACCTGGACGGTATCTGCCACGTCTACGTCAGCGCCCACGCCGAACTGCCGAAAGCCCAGCGCATCGCCTTCAACGCCAAGACCTACCGTTATGGCATCTGCGGCGCGATGGAAACCCTGCTGGTGGACCAGGCCGTTGCCCAGGCCTTCCTGCCGTCGATGGCGGCCCAGTTCCGCGAAAAAGGCGTCGAGCTGCGCGGTTGCGAGCGCACCCGGGCGATCATCGAGGCGGCGGTGGCCACCGAGGAAGACTGGGACACCGAGTACCTGGCGCCGATCCTGTCGATCCGCGTGGTCGACGGGCTGGATCAAGCCATCGACCATATCAATCGCCACGGCTCGCACCACACCGATTCCATCGTCAGTGAAAACCTGGGGGAAACCCGGCGTTTCGTGGCCGAAGTGGACTCGGCGTCAGTGATGATCAACACCCCGACCTGCTTCGCCGACGGCTTTGAATACGGATTGGGTGCCGAGATCGGCATTTCTACTGATAAGCTGCACGCCCGCGGCCCGGTGGGCCTCGAAGGCTTGACCTGCGAGAAGTACATCGTGGTCGGTGACGGCCAGTTGCGCGGACAGGAGCCGGTCTGA
- a CDS encoding LON peptidase substrate-binding domain-containing protein has translation MSLPLFPLKTVLFPGCILDLQIFEARYLDMIGRCMKKGEGFGVVCILDGEEVGIAPDGYARVGCEARITDFSQQDNGLLGIRVQGGRRFIVHGSSVQPDQLTVAEVEWLEDEPEQPLQDEDADLVALLKALAEHPMVEALNMGTEATGQQSLANQLAYLLPFNELDKIDLLQLDDPQQRLDAIQALLDELQGELFA, from the coding sequence ATGAGCTTGCCGCTTTTCCCGTTGAAAACCGTACTGTTCCCCGGTTGCATCCTTGATTTGCAGATTTTCGAGGCGCGTTACCTCGATATGATCGGTCGCTGCATGAAGAAGGGTGAAGGCTTCGGCGTGGTTTGTATTCTTGATGGCGAGGAAGTCGGCATTGCCCCTGATGGCTATGCGCGGGTCGGCTGTGAGGCACGGATCACTGACTTTTCCCAGCAGGACAACGGCCTGTTGGGCATTCGCGTGCAGGGTGGGCGCCGCTTTATCGTGCATGGCAGCAGCGTCCAGCCGGATCAATTGACGGTCGCCGAGGTCGAGTGGCTGGAAGACGAGCCGGAACAACCGCTACAGGATGAGGATGCCGACCTGGTGGCGCTGCTCAAGGCCCTGGCCGAACACCCGATGGTCGAGGCGCTGAACATGGGCACCGAAGCCACCGGCCAGCAGTCCCTGGCCAATCAACTGGCCTACCTGCTGCCGTTCAATGAACTGGACAAGATCGACCTGCTGCAGCTCGATGATCCCCAGCAGCGGCTGGATGCGATCCAGGCGTTGCTCGATGAGTTGCAGGGCGAACTGTTCGCCTGA
- a CDS encoding C13 family peptidase encodes MRLLVPLTLILLLTACGDGESLLPPDARLPDGGRYRGDLVDGLLQGQGRVDYPNGSWYAGQFDKGQWHGTGEWHGSNGEVYRGQFEQGLFNGQGSLTTPTTSYTGGFKQGRRDGEGTLKENGMTYRGEFKADRYSGLGRLELADGSQYQGPFANGKPNGEGQRFDVSGNQFTGKFVDGQLQGKGTFNSADGDVYIGGFKNNQLNGRGRYENADGDVWIGQFKDGALTGKGELIGADGSHYLGQFNEWRFTGQGRLNLPDGSFYIGQFESDTYHGRGTLVLTDGTVQSGAWANGQRVRDADGRLLPDVLELGLLAQGRLLEDALANIPASTPAVELYSLTLGGDGKQSVFLRESDYVANMLASRFGAFGQIRLVNHRDHLGDRPMASRESLRRAAATLAERSGPEDLIFIYLTSHGTGEHELVLDQPRMELADLPADELAVVLEPLKNRDKIVVISACYSGGFIPALKDERTLIMTASRADRVSFGCSEEANFTYFGDALFAQALNQTDDLEQAFKRAKATVAEREQADNFEASEPQIWAPRTVISHWQLLRKQQARKALQSAALNDEATKSN; translated from the coding sequence ATGCGCTTACTTGTTCCCCTGACCCTGATCTTGTTGCTCACTGCCTGCGGCGACGGCGAATCGCTGTTGCCTCCAGACGCGCGCCTGCCCGACGGCGGACGCTATCGCGGCGACCTGGTGGACGGCTTGCTGCAAGGCCAGGGGCGCGTCGACTACCCCAACGGCAGCTGGTACGCCGGGCAGTTCGACAAAGGCCAATGGCATGGCACCGGGGAATGGCATGGCAGCAATGGCGAGGTTTATCGCGGCCAGTTCGAGCAGGGTCTGTTCAACGGCCAGGGCAGCCTGACCACGCCCACCACCAGCTACACCGGCGGCTTCAAGCAGGGCCGGCGAGACGGCGAAGGGACCCTCAAAGAAAACGGCATGACCTACCGTGGCGAGTTCAAGGCCGATCGCTATTCCGGCCTCGGACGCCTGGAGCTCGCCGACGGCAGCCAGTATCAAGGCCCGTTTGCCAACGGCAAGCCCAACGGTGAAGGCCAGCGTTTTGATGTCAGCGGCAACCAATTCACCGGAAAATTCGTCGATGGTCAGCTCCAGGGCAAGGGCACCTTCAACAGCGCTGACGGCGATGTCTACATCGGCGGGTTCAAGAACAACCAGCTCAATGGCCGTGGTCGCTACGAAAACGCCGATGGCGATGTCTGGATCGGCCAGTTCAAGGACGGCGCCCTCACCGGCAAGGGTGAACTGATCGGCGCCGATGGCAGCCATTACCTCGGTCAATTCAATGAATGGCGTTTTACCGGTCAGGGCCGCCTGAACCTGCCCGACGGTAGTTTTTACATCGGCCAGTTCGAAAGCGACACTTATCACGGGCGCGGCACCCTGGTGCTGACCGACGGCACCGTGCAAAGCGGCGCTTGGGCCAACGGCCAACGGGTGCGCGACGCCGACGGCAGGTTGCTGCCGGACGTGCTCGAACTCGGCCTGCTGGCCCAGGGTCGTTTGCTGGAAGACGCCTTGGCCAACATCCCGGCCTCGACGCCGGCGGTGGAGCTGTACAGCCTGACCCTGGGCGGCGACGGCAAGCAAAGCGTGTTCCTGCGCGAGTCCGACTATGTCGCCAACATGCTCGCCAGCCGTTTCGGCGCATTCGGGCAGATCCGCCTGGTGAACCACCGCGACCACCTCGGCGACCGGCCCATGGCCAGCCGCGAAAGCCTGCGCCGCGCCGCCGCCACCCTGGCCGAGCGCAGCGGCCCGGAAGACCTGATCTTCATCTACCTGACCAGCCACGGCACCGGCGAGCATGAACTGGTGCTCGACCAGCCGCGCATGGAATTGGCCGACCTGCCCGCCGACGAACTGGCAGTGGTGCTGGAGCCGCTGAAAAACCGCGACAAGATCGTGGTGATCTCGGCGTGCTACTCCGGCGGCTTCATCCCGGCACTCAAGGATGAACGCACACTGATCATGACCGCGTCCCGGGCCGACCGGGTGTCCTTCGGCTGCTCCGAGGAGGCCAACTTCACCTACTTCGGCGATGCGCTGTTCGCCCAGGCACTGAACCAGACCGACGACTTGGAGCAGGCCTTCAAACGGGCCAAGGCCACGGTCGCCGAACGCGAACAGGCGGACAATTTCGAAGCCTCCGAACCGCAGATCTGGGCGCCCAGGACCGTTATTTCCCATTGGCAGTTGCTGCGCAAACAGCAGGCACGAAAAGCATTGCAAAGTGCTGCATTGAACGACGAGGCCACAAAGAGCAACTAA
- a CDS encoding DNA-3-methyladenine glycosylase, translating into MTDLPQPPNALPHAFFDRDAQVLARDLLGKVIRHKVGELWLSARIIETEAYYFAEKGSHASLGYTEKRKALFLDGGHIYMYYARGGDSLNFSAQGPGNAVLIKSAYPWVDAVSGPASLAQMLLNNPDAQGRPRASQKLCAGQTLLCKALGLKVPQWDAKRFDPERLLVEDVAVPTVNVIQTTRLGIPQGRDEHLPYRFVDAAYAPWCTRNPLRRGQVEGRDYFLLS; encoded by the coding sequence ATGACCGATTTGCCTCAACCGCCAAACGCCCTTCCCCACGCTTTTTTTGATCGCGATGCCCAGGTACTGGCCCGGGATCTACTGGGTAAAGTCATTCGCCACAAGGTTGGCGAGCTGTGGCTCAGCGCGCGGATCATCGAGACCGAGGCGTATTACTTCGCCGAAAAGGGTAGCCACGCGTCGCTGGGTTACACGGAAAAACGTAAGGCTTTGTTTCTGGATGGCGGCCACATCTATATGTACTACGCCCGGGGTGGCGACTCGCTGAACTTCAGCGCCCAGGGCCCCGGCAATGCGGTGCTGATCAAATCGGCGTACCCATGGGTCGACGCCGTTTCCGGCCCGGCGAGCCTGGCGCAGATGCTGCTGAACAACCCCGACGCCCAGGGCCGCCCGCGCGCCTCACAAAAACTCTGTGCCGGCCAGACCTTGCTGTGCAAGGCTTTGGGCCTGAAAGTGCCGCAGTGGGACGCCAAGCGCTTCGACCCCGAACGCCTGCTGGTGGAAGACGTGGCCGTGCCGACGGTCAATGTGATCCAGACCACTCGCCTGGGCATCCCACAGGGACGGGACGAACACCTGCCCTATCGCTTCGTCGATGCCGCCTACGCGCCGTGGTGCACCAGGAACCCGTTGCGGCGCGGGCAGGTCGAAGGGCGGGATTATTTTTTGCTTTCATGA
- a CDS encoding bifunctional DedA family/phosphatase PAP2 family protein has translation MGPWLDSITGWLTLNPQWLAVAVFIVACVECLAIAGLIVPGTVLLFAIAVLAGSGALSLGETLLLGLLGGLLGDLVSYFLGRHFHQNIRRLPGLRHHPEWMAAAESYFQRYGIASLLVGRFIGPLRPMLPMVAGMCDMPFPRFAAVSLLAAAGWTVAYLLPGWATGAAFRLPLPEGFWPQAGVVIGSIAVMIGLSVNSSLRRHRHASALIAGLGLLILIGLFIGFRYLTAFDQGLVALVQEHRSATMDEIAVTFTLLGEFRNMLIFSALLTGLLLLARQWRQAIFAGGTMLLTSLANTGSKHFFARVRPEILTDPLTSYSMPSGHASGAFALFLSLAILAGRGQPPRMRLTWLLLGCLPALAIALSRVYLGAHWPSDVVAGAMLAACVCAAVLWLSQRQTPLPAMPPKIWWLILPALVAAFSFFALRHLPHAMLRYAY, from the coding sequence ATGGGCCCATGGCTCGATAGCATCACCGGCTGGCTGACCCTCAACCCGCAATGGCTGGCGGTGGCGGTGTTCATTGTCGCTTGCGTGGAGTGCCTGGCCATCGCCGGGTTGATCGTGCCGGGGACCGTGCTGTTGTTTGCCATAGCGGTACTGGCCGGCAGCGGCGCGTTGTCCCTCGGTGAGACGCTGCTGCTGGGCCTGCTCGGTGGTTTGCTCGGGGATCTGGTGTCGTACTTCCTGGGCCGGCACTTCCACCAGAACATCCGGCGCCTGCCGGGGCTGCGCCATCATCCGGAATGGATGGCTGCGGCAGAAAGCTATTTCCAGCGCTACGGCATCGCCAGCCTGCTGGTGGGCCGCTTCATCGGCCCGCTAAGGCCCATGTTGCCGATGGTGGCCGGGATGTGCGACATGCCGTTTCCGCGCTTCGCGGCTGTCAGCCTGTTGGCCGCGGCAGGCTGGACCGTGGCGTACCTGCTGCCGGGCTGGGCCACCGGAGCGGCATTCCGCCTGCCATTGCCCGAGGGCTTCTGGCCACAGGCCGGCGTGGTGATCGGCAGCATCGCGGTGATGATCGGGCTGAGTGTCAACAGCAGCCTGCGTCGCCATCGGCACGCCTCGGCGCTGATCGCAGGCCTTGGCCTGCTGATCCTGATCGGGTTGTTCATCGGCTTTCGCTACCTGACAGCCTTCGACCAGGGCCTGGTGGCGCTGGTCCAGGAACATCGCAGCGCGACAATGGACGAAATCGCCGTGACCTTCACGCTGCTCGGCGAATTCCGCAACATGCTGATTTTCAGCGCCCTGCTCACCGGTTTGCTGCTGTTGGCACGCCAATGGCGCCAGGCAATCTTTGCCGGGGGCACGATGCTGCTCACCTCCCTGGCCAATACCGGCAGCAAACACTTCTTCGCCCGTGTACGCCCGGAAATCCTCACCGACCCGCTGACCAGCTACAGCATGCCCAGCGGCCATGCCTCTGGCGCCTTCGCACTGTTCCTGAGCCTCGCCATCCTCGCCGGTCGCGGACAACCACCGCGCATGCGCCTGACCTGGCTGCTGCTCGGCTGCCTGCCGGCACTGGCCATTGCCCTGTCGCGGGTATACCTGGGGGCTCACTGGCCGAGCGATGTCGTCGCCGGCGCCATGCTCGCGGCCTGTGTCTGCGCCGCGGTCCTGTGGCTGAGCCAGCGCCAGACACCGCTGCCGGCCATGCCGCCGAAAATCTGGTGGCTGATATTGCCGGCACTGGTGGCGGCGTTCAGCTTCTTCGCGTTGCGGCATCTGCCCCATGCGATGTTGCGGTATGCCTATTGA
- a CDS encoding oxidoreductase: MYLTPQHVLLAGATGLTGEHLLDRLLSEPTITRVLAPSRRPLAEHPHLENPVGEPAQVLPQLSGRVDIAFCCLGTTIKKAGSEQAFRAVDLDLVVAFAKRARELGARHLIVVSALGADAKSSIFYNRVKGEMEAALKAQDWPQLTICRPSLLLGDRTEPRLAEQLAGPLSKLIPGKYHGIEACQLARAMWRLALEEQDGVRVVESDELRKLGK; this comes from the coding sequence ATGTACTTGACGCCTCAGCATGTTTTGCTCGCCGGAGCCACCGGGTTGACCGGTGAACACCTGCTGGATCGGCTGCTCAGCGAGCCGACCATCACCCGCGTATTAGCGCCTTCACGCCGGCCATTGGCCGAGCACCCGCACCTGGAAAACCCGGTTGGGGAACCGGCCCAGGTGTTGCCACAACTCAGCGGCCGGGTGGACATCGCGTTTTGCTGCCTGGGCACGACCATCAAGAAAGCCGGCTCTGAACAGGCCTTTCGCGCGGTGGACCTGGACCTGGTCGTGGCGTTTGCCAAACGCGCCCGGGAACTGGGCGCACGGCACTTGATCGTGGTCAGCGCGTTGGGGGCTGACGCGAAGTCATCGATTTTCTACAACCGGGTCAAGGGCGAAATGGAAGCCGCACTCAAGGCCCAGGACTGGCCACAACTGACCATCTGCCGCCCTTCCCTGCTGCTGGGTGACCGCACCGAACCGCGCCTGGCCGAGCAACTGGCCGGGCCGCTGTCGAAGCTGATTCCGGGCAAATACCACGGCATCGAAGCCTGCCAACTGGCCCGTGCCATGTGGCGATTGGCGCTGGAAGAGCAGGATGGGGTGCGGGTGGTGGAGTCGGATGAGTTGCGTAAGCTCGGCAAATAG
- the nadD gene encoding nicotinate-nucleotide adenylyltransferase, whose product MGDLDPSAAVTTTPPRRIGILGGTFDPVHIGHLRGALEVADALALDELRLTPSARPPHRDTPQVSAQDRLAMVECAVAGVAPLVVDARELQRDKPSYTIDTLELMRAELAADAQVFLLLGWDAFCGLPTWHRWEELLQHCHILVLQRPDADSEPPDALRNLLAARSVSDPLALKGPSGQIAFVWQTPLAVSATQIRQLLASGKSVRFLVPDAVLAYIDAHGLYRASN is encoded by the coding sequence TTGGGCGACCTCGACCCGTCAGCTGCAGTGACGACAACCCCGCCCCGGCGCATCGGTATCCTGGGCGGCACGTTCGACCCGGTGCACATCGGCCATTTGCGCGGTGCGCTGGAAGTCGCCGATGCCCTGGCCCTCGATGAGCTACGCCTGACGCCCAGCGCCAGGCCGCCTCACCGGGACACGCCGCAGGTGTCGGCGCAGGACCGTCTGGCGATGGTCGAGTGCGCGGTGGCCGGTGTGGCGCCGTTGGTGGTGGACGCCCGCGAATTGCAGCGGGACAAACCGTCCTACACCATTGATACCCTGGAGCTGATGCGCGCCGAACTGGCCGCTGATGCCCAGGTTTTTCTGCTTCTGGGCTGGGACGCATTTTGCGGCCTGCCCACTTGGCATCGCTGGGAAGAGTTGCTCCAGCATTGCCACATCCTGGTGCTGCAACGCCCGGATGCCGACAGCGAGCCGCCGGATGCCTTGCGCAACCTGCTGGCGGCCCGCTCGGTGAGCGACCCGCTGGCCCTGAAAGGGCCGAGCGGACAGATTGCATTCGTCTGGCAGACGCCGCTCGCGGTATCCGCCACCCAGATCCGTCAACTGCTGGCCAGCGGTAAGTCGGTACGTTTCCTGGTGCCCGACGCGGTCCTGGCCTACATCGATGCGCACGGGCTGTACCGTGCGTCGAACTGA
- the ubiX gene encoding flavin prenyltransferase UbiX — protein sequence MSNGPERITLAMTGASGAQYGLRLLDCLVREDREVHFLISKAAQLVMATETDVTLPAKTQMMQAFLTEYTGAAAGQIRVYGKEDWMSPVASGSGAPAAMVVVPCSTGTLSAIATGACNNLIERAADVTLKERRELILVPREAPYSSIHLEHMLKLSNMGVTILPASPGFYHQPQTIDDLIDFVVARILNLLNIPQDMLPRWGEHHLSSDE from the coding sequence ATGAGCAATGGCCCTGAACGCATCACGCTGGCGATGACCGGTGCCTCCGGCGCCCAGTACGGCTTGCGCCTGCTCGATTGCCTGGTGCGCGAAGACCGCGAGGTGCATTTCCTCATCTCCAAGGCCGCGCAACTGGTGATGGCCACCGAAACCGACGTGACCTTGCCGGCCAAGACCCAGATGATGCAGGCCTTTCTCACCGAATACACCGGTGCGGCGGCGGGGCAGATTCGTGTGTATGGCAAGGAAGACTGGATGTCGCCGGTGGCCTCGGGCTCCGGCGCCCCGGCGGCGATGGTGGTGGTGCCGTGTTCCACCGGGACGCTGTCGGCGATCGCTACCGGCGCTTGCAACAACCTGATCGAACGGGCTGCGGACGTCACGCTCAAGGAGCGCCGCGAGTTGATCCTGGTGCCACGGGAAGCGCCGTACTCGAGCATTCACCTGGAACACATGCTCAAGCTGTCGAATATGGGCGTGACCATCCTGCCGGCCTCGCCAGGGTTTTATCACCAGCCACAGACCATCGACGACCTGATCGATTTCGTGGTCGCGCGGATTCTCAACCTGCTGAACATCCCCCAGGACATGCTGCCACGCTGGGGCGAGCACCATTTGAGCAGCGATGAATAA
- a CDS encoding LrgB family protein, protein MMLDWQGAWGSVIHHPLFGIGITLGAYQLVLAAFEKTRWVFLQPVLMSMVLLIAVLVGCGISYAEYRKSTEILSILLGPATVALAVPLYLNLRRIRQLFWPIFTTLVIGGVFATGSAVVLGWAFGAEHMILMTMAPKSVTSPIAMLVAEQIGGVAAMAAVFVLITGVLGAILGPSILTRLGVHSPEARGMALGLTAHAVGTSVALQESEESGAFAALAMSLMGVATAVLLPLVVSMTV, encoded by the coding sequence ATGATGCTCGACTGGCAGGGAGCCTGGGGCTCGGTGATCCACCATCCATTGTTCGGCATCGGTATTACCCTGGGCGCCTATCAATTGGTGTTGGCGGCGTTCGAAAAGACCCGCTGGGTGTTCCTGCAACCGGTGCTGATGTCGATGGTGCTGCTGATCGCTGTGCTGGTCGGTTGTGGCATCAGCTACGCCGAATACCGCAAGAGCACCGAGATCCTCAGTATTCTGCTGGGCCCGGCCACCGTGGCCCTGGCCGTGCCGTTGTATTTGAATCTGCGTCGGATCCGGCAGTTGTTCTGGCCAATTTTTACTACGCTGGTGATTGGCGGGGTGTTCGCCACCGGCTCTGCGGTGGTGTTGGGCTGGGCGTTCGGCGCCGAGCACATGATTCTGATGACCATGGCGCCCAAGTCGGTGACGTCGCCGATTGCCATGCTGGTGGCCGAGCAGATCGGCGGTGTCGCGGCGATGGCGGCGGTGTTCGTCTTGATCACCGGCGTGCTCGGGGCGATTCTGGGTCCGAGCATTCTGACCCGGTTGGGTGTCCATAGTCCGGAGGCCCGGGGCATGGCCCTGGGATTGACGGCCCATGCGGTGGGCACGTCCGTGGCGTTGCAGGAAAGCGAGGAGTCCGGTGCCTTTGCGGCGCTGGCGATGAGTCTGATGGGCGTGGCCACGGCGGTGTTGCTGCCGTTGGTGGTGTCGATGACGGTTTAA